One genomic window of Trichomycterus rosablanca isolate fTriRos1 chromosome 1, fTriRos1.hap1, whole genome shotgun sequence includes the following:
- the LOC134317255 gene encoding titin-like: protein MGQGVEQKVLEDQADQTPKMEKQQVVLGKNKPEKKVKKRKWWQRRQKVEMQDREGEKGNGVKGEEMGQGVGQKVLEDQADQTPKMEKQQVVLGKNKPEKVEMQVAPRDLVEEPEQVVLKDQRRKPVDKVVLVFEIEMKKLEQVDPVEQVDPVEKPDQVVKKVEKQVAPLNLVEEPKQVILKNQWMGHVKNKIHCIENEIKKAEGQMVQLNLVEEPELVILKDQGKGQVKNRVSFIEYKLKKEERQVDPVNKTDQFVKKEERQVAPLNLVEEPDQDMKKDPAALEHKIWKLKEQNLDRGSTEDPLKNVSKVSSNKPDPQQLQDDVLVPIVEAQPEESGALMESACEDKGVPMPKSRRISLRTKRFQFFNV, encoded by the exons ATGGGGCAAGGAGTGGAGCAGAAGGTTTTAGAGGACCAGGCAGACCAAACACCAAAGATGGAGAAGCAGCAGGTGGTTCTGggaaaaaacaaacctgagaagaaagtaaagaagagaaaatggtggcagagacgccagaaGGTAGAGATGCAGGACAGGGAGGGTGAGAAGGGAAACGGGGTAAAGGGTGAAGAGATGGGGCAAGGAGTGGGGCAGAAGGTTTTGGAGGACCAGGCAGACCAAACACCAAAGATGGAGAAGCAGCAGGTGGTTCTGggaaaaaacaaacctgagaaGGTAGAGATGCAGGTGGCCCCACGggacctggtggaagaaccagaacAGGTCGTTCTAAAGGACCAGAGGAGGAAACCAGTAGACAAGGTGGTTCTGGTTTTTGAGATTGAGATGAAGAAATTagagcaggtggacccagtggagcaggtggacccagtggaaaaacctgACCAGGTCGTGAAAAaggtagagaaacaggtggccccgctgaacctggtTGAAGAACCAAAGCAGGTCATCCTGAAGAACCAGTGGATGGGACATGTAAAAAATAAGATTCATTGCATAGAGAATGAGATAAAGAAGGCAGAGGGGCAGATGGTCCagctgaacctggtggaagaaccagagctggTCATCCTAAAGGACCAGGGGAAAGGacaggtaaaaaatagggttaGTTTTATAGAGTATAAGCTAAAGAAGgaggagaggcaggtggacccagtgaatAAAACAGACCAGTTCGTGAAGAAGGAGGAGAGGCAGGtggccccgctgaacctggtggaagaaccagaccAGGACATGAAGAAGGATCCAGCAGCTTTGGAGCACAAAATATGGAAACTGAAAGAGCAGAACCTGGATAGAGGAAGCACTGAAG ATCCACTGAAGAACGTCTCCAAGGTGTCTTCAAACAAACCAGACCCCCAGCAGCTGCAGGACGACGTTCTTGTTCCCATCGTCGAAGCCCAACCTGAAGAGTCCGGGGCTCTGATGGAGAGCGCGTGTGAAGATAAAG GTGTCCCGATGCCGAAGTCGAGGAGAATCAGCCTGAGAACCAAACGGTTCCAGTTCTTCAACGTCTGA